GACCGGGCGAGCGGGGTCGAGGAGTTCTTCTCGCTGCTGTCCCAGGACGGCATGCTCGTCCGCCGCCGGGAGTCCCAGCAGCACCCCGGCCAGCTCACCGGGTACGCGGTCGCCCTCGACGACGGCAGCGGCGACCCGGTCTTCCACGGCGGCGGCCGCCTCGCCGCCGACCTCACCCTGCCTCGGCTGTCGGCCTGCTGGGGCGGGCAAGAGCCTGACGCCGGCGGCACCGCAGCGACGGGACCGGCCGGTGCGACAGCGCCGAGCGAGCCGGTTCAGCCGACCCGTAGGCAGCGCGGTGGCCGGGTGTCTCTCAGCGCCGAGGAACGTCGGCGCGTGCTCGAGCAGGCGGCGACCGCAGCCCGTGACGCGGTCGAGCAGATGCGTGGCAACGCTGGCGGTGACCCGCGCCTCGACGCCGACACGGCCTGGGCGGCGGCCGACTACCTCGCCTCCGCGGCCCGGGTGGTGGAAGGCCCTGCAGGTGGCTCGCTGACCCGTGCGGCCGGCATGTTCACCCGCGCCGCGAGGGAGCCGTACGGCCGGGTCCCCGAGCCCTCCACAGCCGGGCACGGGCTGCGCCTCGCCGCCCGTGCCATGACCGCCGCTCAGCGCGTCGCACGCGACGACACCCGCCAGGTGCTCCAGCTGCTCGCCCAGATGGCCGCCCTCGCCGACGCGATCACGCGGTTGCGCGAGACCCAGCAGAGGGCCGAGCAGGCTGCGGCCGCCCGCGAGGCGGCCGACCTCGTCCGCGGGGATTACTACCAGCGCGCGGCCGCCGCGCCCGCCGCCGCGTACTCCCATGCCGCTGCAGTCCCCGACGAGCAAGCCGCCGCAGCCCGCGCAGCGGGCGAGCCGGCTGGGGCCGGCGCCGACGCGACGACCCGGCGACCTGGCCGGCCGCGGCTCCCCACGCTTGACCCCAAGGCGATGCCCCAGCCGAAGCGCCAGCCGGGCCAGCGGCGAACTGACTGACCCTCGTACACCTGTTCGAGCAATGCCATGCTGAGGGCATGGCCGGCGGGATGACTCCGGGACGGGGGCCGACGCTCGCTGAGCGGACCGCCGCAGCCCGGCTCGCGCAGATCCCTGAGAGCGTCCGGTCTCGGCACTGCTGGGTGATCGACCCGCCGCAGCGACCCGGCACCTGGCCGGGAATCGTCCTTGAGTGGAACCGCGGCACTGACGGCTGGCACGGCCGCGTGGCCTACCTCGTTCAGCTCGACGATCAAGCAGCGCTGGTGATCGCCGAACTGCCGGCCGAGGCCCTGCGCCCTCTCGAGGGCTAGACCGCACAGCACGAGGGGCCCGGCGATTGCCGAGCCCCTCGTGGGATGGCGAGCCGCCGCTACGCGGCGGCAGTTGCCGCGGGACCGTCCTCCTCTGGCTCCGGCAACTCTAGGAGGAGCACCTTGCCGGTCTCGTGGACCACCCTGTCGACCCTGACGTAGACCTCGTCGCCCTCGGCGAGCTCGCCCGGCGCGTTGAGGTCCTTGCGCAGGTCTTCGGTCATGTCCTTGGCCAGCAGCATGGCGGGCCTGGTGAACCCGTCCAACTTGACCAGGCAGTAGCCGCCTCGACCGTCCTGCTCAGGCACGACGCGCGAGATTGCGCCGTACCCCTGCCAGCCGACCTGCGGCAGTGAGCCGGTGAACGAGGCGGGCGCCGTCGTCGCGGAGGAGACGCTGCGCAGCTCCAGGGTGACGCGTCGCTGCAGCGTGTCGACCTTGAAGACCTCGACGTCGACGGAGTCACCGACCTGGAGTTGCCGGCCACGCAGCTGACCGGAGGGGACCAGGCCGTTCACGGGGCCTTCCACCTTCACGAAGGCTCCCAGCCCGTCGATCACGTTCCTCACCACGCTGGTGAACACTCGACCCACGGGGAACTGCCTGGCGATCTTGGTCCAGGGGTTCTCCTCGCCCGCGAGGAGGGTGTACTTCAGCCCCTTCTCGGGGTCGACCGTCGCGGACCCGTTCACCCTCGTGCCGACGGGGAACCGGCGGCTCATGTCGGTGATGATCTTCGCGTAGTCGACGTCGGCGTTGCTGAGTTCTGCCACCCCGCCGTCGTCGAGGCGGATGGTGGCCGCCTCGTTGTCCACCGCGATGACCTTGCCGGGCGCCTGCTTGCTGGAGTAGCCCTGCAGCGGTGCAAGGGTGTTCTCCTCGGCCGGCTCGTCGAGCAGCGCTTGGATCTGCTGCTCGATCTCGTGCTTCGCGCGCATCGTCTCCTTGAACGTCTCCGCGTAGCGGATGTAGCGGTCTTGCCCGCGAACGTCCGAGGGGATGTCCATCTCGTTCTGCGTCAGCACGATGATGCGCTTGTTCAGCATGCGCGCCATCGCGAACTCGTAGGCGACGTTGGGGTTCCTGGTGGTGCAGTCGCAGATGACGATCTCCGCCCGGCAGATGCTGCGGAAGATCAGCTCGTCGACTGCGGTCGGCCCGTAGACCTCGTCCACGCGAAGCGGGGTCAAGCTCAGCCCCTCGAGCGTGGGCTTGAGGACGTCGCCCCAGAAGTCGTCGAAGTTGAAGGTCGGGCCACCCGGTGAGAGCTCACGGGTGCCGTAGGGCATCGCGACGAAGACGACGCCCGGCTCGGGGTTGTAGGTACGGGTGTACGAAGGAGGCATGACGCCCACCTCTCTGCTACGGGACGTGGTCAACGTCCCGGAGAGACCGGCGTCCCCAGCCGCCATGCCCAGCCAGTAGCTGGGGCCGCCAGCCTCACCATCAGGATGCGGGGAAGGGCTTTCCCCTAGAGCCACTGGGGCTTCAGGAGGAGTCACTCTCCTGAGTCATGCCTTCATGGCCTTGAAGGTATCGTGCCTCAGATCACACTCGGTGACAAGCACTTGTTGGCGACCTAGCCCGGAGAAGCGTGAAGGCCGCGAGCCCAAGCGGCCCCGGCCTTCGTAGGTGCGTGCCGCGGTGACTAGTCGCGCACGCATCCTCGCCTGCCAGCAGTTCGATACAGAACTCGCCGGCGCCCTGTTTATGCATCCTGATGGGCCGGTAGGCGGCACCCACCGTCCGAACCAACGGCTAAGAAGCCGTCGTAAACGGACCCCGCTAGTGTGCGCCATAGTTGCAAGAGATTGCAAGGGGGCTCGCCGATCCGTCAGGCGAACGGACGAGCTGCTGCGCTCGTTCCACGGCGCCGGTTCCCGCTCGCGCCTGTCTGCCTTGGCTCACGGCTCACAGTCGGAGCCCCCGGCGCTCGGGGAGGGGCGGAGGACGCCTCAGCAGGCATCACGGACGCGTCCTCCGCCGCACGGGCAGGTGCGCCGTTGAGAAGGCGACGCGGCGAGTCAGGAGCCGCCTTCCACGTCGGCGGCGCTGCGGTAGCCCCTGTGGCCGGGGACGGGCCGTGCAGCGTGGCCGCCCCCCCATCTGCCGCACGACGCGTTCGGGTGGCAGGTTGGCGAGCTCGCCAGGGAGCGCGGCTGGCATGGCCTCGTGGTTTCCTCGTCCAGCTCGACGACGGTCCGACTCCGTAGTCACCGAGCTGCCGGCCGACGCTTGCGCCCGCTCGAGGACTGAGGGCGACCAGCGCGAGAGGCCGCCGGTTGCGGGAGCGCTCGGCGTCCCGCTGCACGAGACAGACAGGACGGGTGG
Above is a genomic segment from Motilibacter peucedani containing:
- a CDS encoding relaxase/mobilization nuclease domain-containing protein — its product is MIGKVLRGHSVGGLLRYLYSESPAQQGELGGRSRHENPHLVGAWDETVWSLPELEPAVRAASRDFIPLTALLEAPLARAQVGREAEPVYHLILRNHADDRVLTDAEWGEIARDTLDRVGVAPAGDDGAGRWIAVRHADDHIHIVATLARQDGARIWPRNDYYRVREACLAAEERYGLSVRTADGNRTADPRASRAEQEKAVRVGRPEPARETLRRLVRTAAAGSESIEEFVARVGASGGVVHLRESQRNPGQVTGYAVGLHTDTDRTGRPILYSGGKLAADLSLPKLLARWGSDPSTSPHTVRAEDLRARVRAAADRASGVEEFFSLLSQDGMLVRRRESQQHPGQLTGYAVALDDGSGDPVFHGGGRLAADLTLPRLSACWGGQEPDAGGTAATGPAGATAPSEPVQPTRRQRGGRVSLSAEERRRVLEQAATAARDAVEQMRGNAGGDPRLDADTAWAAADYLASAARVVEGPAGGSLTRAAGMFTRAAREPYGRVPEPSTAGHGLRLAARAMTAAQRVARDDTRQVLQLLAQMAALADAITRLRETQQRAEQAAAAREAADLVRGDYYQRAAAAPAAAYSHAAAVPDEQAAAARAAGEPAGAGADATTRRPGRPRLPTLDPKAMPQPKRQPGQRRTD
- a CDS encoding S1 RNA-binding domain-containing protein; amino-acid sequence: MTPPEAPVALGESPSPHPDGEAGGPSYWLGMAAGDAGLSGTLTTSRSREVGVMPPSYTRTYNPEPGVVFVAMPYGTRELSPGGPTFNFDDFWGDVLKPTLEGLSLTPLRVDEVYGPTAVDELIFRSICRAEIVICDCTTRNPNVAYEFAMARMLNKRIIVLTQNEMDIPSDVRGQDRYIRYAETFKETMRAKHEIEQQIQALLDEPAEENTLAPLQGYSSKQAPGKVIAVDNEAATIRLDDGGVAELSNADVDYAKIITDMSRRFPVGTRVNGSATVDPEKGLKYTLLAGEENPWTKIARQFPVGRVFTSVVRNVIDGLGAFVKVEGPVNGLVPSGQLRGRQLQVGDSVDVEVFKVDTLQRRVTLELRSVSSATTAPASFTGSLPQVGWQGYGAISRVVPEQDGRGGYCLVKLDGFTRPAMLLAKDMTEDLRKDLNAPGELAEGDEVYVRVDRVVHETGKVLLLELPEPEEDGPAATAAA